GCACCCGCACGCAGGCGTCGATCATGCCGGGGCTGCCGCACAGGTAGGCCTCCATGCCCTCCATGGAGCCGTAGTGCCGGGCCACCACGTCGGTGATCAGCCCGGTCTCGCCCTGCCAGTCGTCCCCGGGGTCGGGGTGGGACAGGGCCGGCACGAACGAGAACCCCGGGAGCCGCTCGCCGTAGGCGTGGAGCCGCTCCAGGTCGTAGAGGTCCCGCCGGGACACCGCGCCGAAGAACAGGGTGACCTTCTTGCGCACGCCGCGGGCCACCATGTCGGCCAGGATGCTCTCGAACGGCGCGAGCCCCGAGCCCCCCGCGATGAACACGGCCTCGGCCGGGGTCTCGCGCAGGTAGAAGTCGCCGTAGGGGCCGTTGATCCGGAGCCGGTCGCCCACGAGCAGCAGCTCGTGGACGAACGTGGTGCAGATGCCCCGGGGCACCTTGCGGATGATCAGCTCGACGGCGTCGGTGTCCTGGGGCGGCGAGCTGATGGAGTAGGCCCGGTACACGGGCTCGCCCAGGCCGTCGTAGATGGGGGTCTCGATCTGCACGTACTGGCCGGCCCGGAACCGGAACGCCACGCCCGGCCCGAACGCCAGCCGCACGCGGCGGATGTCGTAGGTGAGCTCCTCGATCGCCTCGACCCGGACCTCGTACTCCTCCACCTCCAGGAGGTGGGCCGGGATCTCGATGGCCGTGTCGTCGCGCACCTTGACCTGGCAGGCCAGCCGAACCCGATCCTCGATCTCCTCGGGCGACAGGTGCGGGGTCTCGGTGGGCAGCACCGGGCCGCCGCCCTCCAGGATCCGCACCTTGCACAGCCCGCAGCTGCCCCGGCCGCCGCAGGCCGACGGCACGAAGATCTTGCGCTCGCGCAGCACCGACAGCAGGGGCTCGCCGCCCGGCACCTCGACCGGGTCGGCGTCGTTGATGGTGAGCCGCACCGGGCCCGAGTGCACGAGCCTGCGCTCGGCCACCACCAGGACCAGGGCCAGGAACGCCCCCAGCCCCACCAGAACCCCCACGGCGGTGAGCACGTCGGCCATGGCCTGCCCGCTCACATCGGCACCATGCCCGAGAACCCGATGAAGGCCAGGGCCATGATCCCGGCCAGGATCACCGTGATGCCGGGCCCCTCGAGGGCCGCGGGCACCCGGGAGCGCTTCATCTTCCTGCGCAGCCCGGCCATGGCCAGGATGGCCAGCGCCCAGCCCACGCCGCTGCCGGCTCCGTAGGCCAGGCTCTGCACGAACGAGTACTGCCGGATCACCATGAACAGGCTCACCCCCAGGATGGCGCAGTTCACCGTGATCAGCGGCAGGAAGATGCCCAGGGCGTAGTAGAGCACGGGGCTCGTGCGCTCGATCACCATCTCCACCAGCTGCACCGTGGCCGCGATCACCACGATGAACGCGATGTAGCGCAGGTACTCGAGCCCCAACGGCTCCAGCAGGTACGCGTACACCAGGTAGTTCAGGCCCGAGGTCAGGGTCATCACGAACGCCACGGCCGCGCCCAGGCCGGCGGCCGTGCGCACCTCGCGGCTCACGGCGATGAACGGACACATCCCCAGGAAGTTCGACAGGAGGATGTTGTTGATGAAGATCGCCGCGATGAAGATCGTGAACGCGCCCTGTTGGGTCATGGCACCTCTGTTGGCTAGAAGGCTCGAAGGCTAGAAGGCTGGGAGGCTAGGAAGCCGGGAGGCTGGGACGTCCCAACGTCCTAACATCCCAACGTATCACCGTCCTCATGCCTCCCTCGGTTTCTGGATGGTCCGGAAGAACCAGATGGCCAGGCCCAGCATGAAGAACGCCCCCGGCGGCATGGCCATGATCGTCCACAGGGTCACCCTCTCCGGCAGCACCGGGTAACCGAACAGGGTGCCGAACCCCAGCAGCTCCCGGAAGAACGCGATGGCCAGGAGCACCAGGGTGTACCCCACCGCGCATCCCAGGCCGTCCAAGAACGCCAGGCCCGGCGGGTTCTTGGCGGCGAACGCCTCGCACCGGCCCATGATGATGCAGTTGGTGATGATCAGACCCACGTACGGCCCCAGCGCCTCGCTGATCTCGGGCAGGTACGCCTTGAGCGCCAGGTCCACCAGGATCACGTAGGAGGCGATGATCAGTACCTGGGCCATCATGCGCACCCGCTTGGGCGTGACGTTGCGCAGCAGGCTCACGGTCCAGCAGGACATGGCCGTGGCGAAGATGAGCCCCAGGCCCATGACCACGGTGTTCACCAGGAGGTTCGTGACGGCCAGGGTGGAGCAGATGCCCAGGATCTGACGGTACACCGGGTTGTCGTCCCACACGCCCCGGCGCAGGGTGCTGACGGCCCGGCTCCGCCGCAACCACAGGGCCGGCCTCATCCGCTCCCCTTTCGCCGGAACACCGGCCGTTGGGGAAGGCCCGCCAGAAACTCGTTCAGGAACCGGCCCAGGCGGTTGCTGGTCTGGGTGGCGCCGGTGATGGCCTCCACCTCCCGGGGGCCTCGGGGCTTCCGGAACACGAACTCCAGCACCCGGCCGTCGCGCACCTCCAGGGACTTGCCCCGGAACTGGTCCCGGAACCAGGCCTCGGAGATCCGGCCCCCCAGCCCGGGGGTCTCCTCGTGGCGCAGGAACGAGATGCCCAGGATCGTCTCGGCCCGGTCGTCCACGGCCACCACCCCGAAGATCGCCCCCCAGAACCCGGGGGCCTCGAACGGGAACGCATAGCCCTTCACCCGGCCCCTCTCCCGCAGGGCGTAGTAGGGGCCGACCTCGTCCCGGCCCTCAGCCACCCGGGCCTTCCACACCCCGGCCAGGGCCACGGGGTCGGTCGGCGCGTCCACCCCGAACGCCTGGAGCACCCGGGCCCGCAGGCGGGCCTGCTCGCCGGCCTGCTGCCGGGGCAGGCTGAGCACCTCCACCGTGCTCACCGCGGCCCCGAACACGGCGGACAGGACCACCATGAACACCACCGGATACCAGGGCCGCTCCTGGATCCTCATGCCGGCTGCCCCCCCGCCCGGCGGGCCTTCCACGCCGCCAGGGCCTCCTCGATGATCGGGCCGAAGGTGTTGCCCAGCAGGATCGCGAACATGGCGCCCTCGGGGAAGTTGCCGAACTCCCGGATCAGCACCGCGGCCGTGCCGATCACGCACCCGTAGAGCACCTTTCCGGCCCGGGTGCGGTTGGCGCTCACCGGGTCGGTGGCCATGAACACGGCGCCGTACAGGATGCCCCCGGCCAGGACCGCCCGCAGCGGATCGGGCCCGGCCAGCCCGGCCGTTCGCAACACCCCGGTCAGGACGGCGAAGCTGCCGAGCACGCTCGCCACGATCTCCCACGACGCCACCCGCCTCCACAGGAGATAGGCCCCGCCCAGGAGCACGGCCGCCTTGCAGGTCTCGCCCAGGCTGCCGGGCATGGCCCCCCAGAACAGGGCCGACAGCCCGATGGGCGCCCCCTGGGCCAGGACCGGCAGCAGGGTGGCCGAGGTCACGGCGTCCGCCCCGGGGGCCCAGGCCGTGAGCCCGCCCACGCCCCCCCAGAACGGCTCGGTCCAGGTGCCGGTGATGGCCACGGGGAACGACACGTACAGGAACGCCCGGCCCACCAGGGCCGGGTTGTACACGTTGCGGCCCATGCCCCCAAAGAGCTCCTTGCCGAACCCGATCGCCACCACCGCGCCCACGGCGCACATCCAGAACGGCACGGCCGGAGGCAGCGACAGCGCGAGCAGGGTGCCGGTGACGAACGCGGCCGAGGTCACCGACTCGCCCCGGCGCCGGGTGAACGCGTACTCCGTGGCGAACGCGAACGCGTTGGTCACCGCCACCACGGCCAGGGCCCGCCACCCGTAGTAGTACACCGCCGCCAGGCCGGCCGGGGCCACGGCCTTGAGCACCGCGACCATGTTCGGTTGCCAGCGCACGAGGCGGGGGGAGGGGCGCACGGACGAGGGCTTCTGGGGGGGGGGCATGGGAGTCGGTTCGCCTCTCCGGGAACGGGGATCTCGGAGCCGAAAAACCTATCCCCGCCGACGCAGGCCGTCAAGCCGCCGTGGGCGACTCGCCGGAGATTCGGTCGCTCCCGCCGCGGCCCGAGGCGGGGGGGCCGGAGGAAGGGGCGGGCACGAAACGATGGGCTTCCAACACCCGGCGCGGGTCCGGCACCGCACCGACAAACCGCAACCCGAACATCGATCCGATCACCTGGCCGACCCGGTCGGCCGGCAGGTTATCGGGCCGGGTATGGCACACGTACACCCGCCCGTCCGGGGTGATGCAAAGCCCTCTCAGGTTGGTTTCCTCGTCTTCGCCGATGAGGCTTCGCACTAGGCTCACCAGGTGCGGCGCCACCCCGGCCTCGGCGGCCAGCAGCGCCTCCAGGTGGGGGGTCAGGAAGTGGTTGCCGTCGATCGCGTAAAGCACCCGCCTCCCCGCACGGCGCACCCGCACGACGCCCGTCTCGGCCAGCCGCCGCAAGGCGAACAGGGCGGCCGAAGGCCGCAGTCCGGCCTCCCGGGCTACCTCGCTTCCCGAGGACTCCCCCCGGCGGAACAGGGCCCGAAGGACGCGGATCTGGTTTCGGGTGCCAAGGATCTCTTCCAACAGCATTCGGGCGTATCTTCTCCCACGAGAGTTTGATATTTGCAAACTATGTTCGCTAAATACAACATAACCACCCGCGCCACCCTGTCAACAGGTCCGGCCAGTACGATACACCTGCGCTATTTCCTTTGGAAAACAAGGCGGTTTTCGCCGCCAAGGAGCTAGGACCTGATGTTCGAACTCCTGTAACATCCATGGCCGGTTCCCCGCAATCCCGTGGCATTTTTCCCAGGTCGTCCTTCTTGTTGCGGAGTCCATCGTTCAACAATTTGAACCATGCCCGCGCTTTCGGATAGGGAGGCTTTTCCCTGCCCCCCCGTGGGGGCGATACGTGAGGACAAGCCCCCGAACCCGATGGAGCAACCCATGTCAGCCCCGCTCCACCCAACCCGCCACCACCACGATCAGCCACCGGCACGGGCCAGAGAGCCCGCCGCATCCCCAAAGCCGACGACGACAGCGTGCTCGAGCTCGACGCCGTGGGCCGCGTCGTGTGGGCGAATCCGGGCGGGGCGAGGCGCTCGTGCAGCCCCGATCATCGACGTGGGTCCGCTACACATACACGGCCCCGCCCGACGACGGCAGATGGCCGGACGGCGCCCTTTTGGTCTTGCACGAGACCACCGAAGAGCAGAGCACAGGGCCCTCGAATGGAAGCGGAAGCTCATGGTCACCCACGAGGCTCAAGGCCGCGCAGACCGTGACGCGCCAGACGGATCCGGGCCGGAGGCTGCGGGAAACGATCCGGCAGACCAGGGCGATCACCGGGGCCCGGTCGGGGCCCTGAAAAGGTGCTGGAGGGCGGCCGCCTCGCCGAGTTCCTGGTGGAGGGCCTGGCACCGACAAGGTGGTCGGGATCTCCCCTCGCCCTACCGGCCTGGGGTGCCTCGGCGTCCCCGGCCGCTCCCACCCGCCCCCCCCGGGAGTCCAGCAGGTCGGCCACGAGCTTGCGAGTGCTGGGGTCGTCCTCGACCACCAGAAACACCCCCCCGACCCGGCCGCCGGGGGTGCAGGCGGGCGCCATGGGCGCGAGAGCCCGATCCAGCGCCACACCGAGGCGGGCGGAATCGTAGTTGGGCCGGCACACTCGGTAGTCCCGAGTCTCGCCCCGGCGCGCCCACCCGGACCACCTCGGCCCGGAGGCCCCCCTCGACGATCTGCCGCACCTCCTCTGCCGCCTCTCGGTCGTCGAGCCAAAGGAGGACCCGGCCGGCCCTTCTGGTCCGCTCACAGGGCCTCCTGCAGGACGAAGCGGACCGTTTCGGCCAGGGCCTGGCGGCTGAACGGCTTGTGGATGAGGCGAGCCCCGGGCTCGAGAATGCGCTGGTGGACGACCCCGTTGCCGGTGTACCCGGTCATGAACAGCACTCGCATCCCCGGCACCTGCTGCCGGATTCGGCGGGCCAGGGCGGGCCCGTTCATGCGAGGCATGACCACGTCGGTGAGCACCAGGTCGATCTCCCGGCCATAGTGCTCCACGGCCAGCAGGGCGTCCCCCGAGCCGTCGGCCTCGAGCACCCGGAACCCCTCGGCGGTCAGGGCCTCCCGCACCGTAGCCCGGACCCCCGCATCGTCCTCCACCACCAGCACCGTGGCCGAGCGACGCGGCTCGGCCCCCGGGGCTTCGGGCTCTGGGGCCGCCTCGGGCGCCTCGACCCCGGCCGCGGGCGCTCCCTCGGCATGGGGCAGGTAGATCTTGAACGTGGTGCCCCGGCCCGGCTCGCTGTAGACCCAAACGTACCCGCCGCTCTGGGTCACAATACCGTACACCGTGGACAGCCCGAGGCCCGTGCCCTTGCCCTTCTCCTTGGTGGTGAAAAACGGCTCGAAGATGTGGGCCTGGGTCTCTTCATCCATGCCCTCGCCGGTGTCGCTCACCGCGAGCATCACGTATTCGCCCGCCGGCACCAGACCGTCGTGGGCCCGGCTGTAAGTCTCGTCGAGCTCGACGTTGGCGGTTTCGAGGGTGAGCACCCCTCCCTCGGGCATTGCGTCCCGGGCGTTCACGGTCAGGTTCAGGATCACCTGCTCCATCTGGCCTGGGTCGACCCGCACCGCCCACAGGTCCCCGGCCAGCCGGGTTTCGACCCGGATGTGCTCCTCGAGCAGGCGGCCCGCCATCTTCACCACCCCCCGGACCACGCCGTTCAGGTCCACCACCCGGGGCTCCAGCACCTGCTTGCGGCTGAAGGCCAGGAGCTGCCGCGTCAGGTCCGCGGCCCGGTCGGCTGCCGTCAGGATCTGCTCCACCCGCCTCCGGACGACCGGGGCCAGGTCGTCCAAGCCCAACAGGAGCTCGCTCTGGCCCAGGATGATCTGGAGCAGGTTGTTGAAGTCGTGGGCCACCCCCCCAGCCAGCTGGCCCACCGCGCTCAGTCGCTCGGCCTGCCTAGCCCGGGCCTCGGCCCGGGCCAGCTCCTCGGCCGTTCGCTCGGCCTGGAGGGCGGCCGACAGCGCGTCGGCCACCCGGGCCAGCAGGCTCACCTCTTCCTCGTCGAAGGCGTCGACCTCGGTGCTGTAGACCCCGAACATCCCCACGACCTCATCCCCGGCGGTGAGGGGCAAAGCCGCGCTCGACCGGAACCCCTGGGCGAGGGCCCGTCGACACCAGGGGGCGAACGTCGGGGCCCGGGCCATGTCCCGCACCACGGCGGGCTGGCCGGTACGGATGGCAGTGCCGCTGGGCCCCTGGCCCAGGGGGCCCTCGTCCCAGGTCACCTGGATCTGGTCCACGTAGTCCTTGGCCGCCCCGGCCGCCGCCAGAGGCCGTACCAGCCGCGGTTCCCGCTCCGTGAGCCCCACCCAGACCATGGCGTAGCCGCCCTCCTCCACAGCCACCCGGCAAAACGCCTCGGCAATGGCCTTTGCTCCCCTTGTTTCCCGGCTCACGCCGAGGCAGGCCGCCAGGGTACGCAGCGCCCGCAGGGTCCGGCGAAGCCGGGCTTCGGCTGCACGTCGGTCCTCGAGCTCCCGGGCCAGCTCGGCCGCGGTCCGCTCCAGGCTCCCCTGCAGCCGGGCCCGCTCCCTGGCATAGCGAATCACCCGCTCCAGGCGCGCCGGCTCCAGCTCGGTCTTGGGCACGAAGTCCTGGGCGCCCACGCGCAGGGCCTCAAGGGCGAGATCCCCTCCCCCGAGCCCGGTGAGCACCACCACCGGCACCTCGGGCGCCCCACCGAGGAACCGCTGGAGGGTCTCGGCTCCCTGGGCATCGGGGAGCATTAGGTCCAGTAAGACCACGTCGTACGTGCCGGTCCTCGCCGCCTCGATCCCGTCGGCCAGGGAGTGGGCGGCCCCCGTGGAGAACTCCTCTCCCCGGGCCTCGGCCAGGAGCTCCTCGATCAGCCGCACATCCGCGGGGCTGTCATCGACGATCAGCACGTGCACCGGCATTTTCCCCTCCCCTCCTCACATCGGCCGCCATCCCCCGCAACCGGCCCTGGCA
This is a stretch of genomic DNA from Deferrisoma camini S3R1. It encodes these proteins:
- the rsxE gene encoding electron transport complex subunit RsxE; this encodes MRPALWLRRSRAVSTLRRGVWDDNPVYRQILGICSTLAVTNLLVNTVVMGLGLIFATAMSCWTVSLLRNVTPKRVRMMAQVLIIASYVILVDLALKAYLPEISEALGPYVGLIITNCIIMGRCEAFAAKNPPGLAFLDGLGCAVGYTLVLLAIAFFRELLGFGTLFGYPVLPERVTLWTIMAMPPGAFFMLGLAIWFFRTIQKPREA
- a CDS encoding response regulator; this encodes MPVHVLIVDDSPADVRLIEELLAEARGEEFSTGAAHSLADGIEAARTGTYDVVLLDLMLPDAQGAETLQRFLGGAPEVPVVVLTGLGGGDLALEALRVGAQDFVPKTELEPARLERVIRYARERARLQGSLERTAAELARELEDRRAAEARLRRTLRALRTLAACLGVSRETRGAKAIAEAFCRVAVEEGGYAMVWVGLTEREPRLVRPLAAAGAAKDYVDQIQVTWDEGPLGQGPSGTAIRTGQPAVVRDMARAPTFAPWCRRALAQGFRSSAALPLTAGDEVVGMFGVYSTEVDAFDEEEVSLLARVADALSAALQAERTAEELARAEARARQAERLSAVGQLAGGVAHDFNNLLQIILGQSELLLGLDDLAPVVRRRVEQILTAADRAADLTRQLLAFSRKQVLEPRVVDLNGVVRGVVKMAGRLLEEHIRVETRLAGDLWAVRVDPGQMEQVILNLTVNARDAMPEGGVLTLETANVELDETYSRAHDGLVPAGEYVMLAVSDTGEGMDEETQAHIFEPFFTTKEKGKGTGLGLSTVYGIVTQSGGYVWVYSEPGRGTTFKIYLPHAEGAPAAGVEAPEAAPEPEAPGAEPRRSATVLVVEDDAGVRATVREALTAEGFRVLEADGSGDALLAVEHYGREIDLVLTDVVMPRMNGPALARRIRQQVPGMRVLFMTGYTGNGVVHQRILEPGARLIHKPFSRQALAETVRFVLQEAL
- a CDS encoding NADH:ubiquinone reductase (Na(+)-transporting) subunit F; this encodes MSGQAMADVLTAVGVLVGLGAFLALVLVVAERRLVHSGPVRLTINDADPVEVPGGEPLLSVLRERKIFVPSACGGRGSCGLCKVRILEGGGPVLPTETPHLSPEEIEDRVRLACQVKVRDDTAIEIPAHLLEVEEYEVRVEAIEELTYDIRRVRLAFGPGVAFRFRAGQYVQIETPIYDGLGEPVYRAYSISSPPQDTDAVELIIRKVPRGICTTFVHELLLVGDRLRINGPYGDFYLRETPAEAVFIAGGSGLAPFESILADMVARGVRKKVTLFFGAVSRRDLYDLERLHAYGERLPGFSFVPALSHPDPGDDWQGETGLITDVVARHYGSMEGMEAYLCGSPGMIDACVRVLTDKGVAEDRIFYDKFA
- a CDS encoding electron transport complex protein RnfA codes for the protein MTQQGAFTIFIAAIFINNILLSNFLGMCPFIAVSREVRTAAGLGAAVAFVMTLTSGLNYLVYAYLLEPLGLEYLRYIAFIVVIAATVQLVEMVIERTSPVLYYALGIFLPLITVNCAILGVSLFMVIRQYSFVQSLAYGAGSGVGWALAILAMAGLRRKMKRSRVPAALEGPGITVILAGIMALAFIGFSGMVPM
- a CDS encoding FMN-binding protein yields the protein MRIQERPWYPVVFMVVLSAVFGAAVSTVEVLSLPRQQAGEQARLRARVLQAFGVDAPTDPVALAGVWKARVAEGRDEVGPYYALRERGRVKGYAFPFEAPGFWGAIFGVVAVDDRAETILGISFLRHEETPGLGGRISEAWFRDQFRGKSLEVRDGRVLEFVFRKPRGPREVEAITGATQTSNRLGRFLNEFLAGLPQRPVFRRKGSG
- a CDS encoding RnfABCDGE type electron transport complex subunit D, coding for MRPSPRLVRWQPNMVAVLKAVAPAGLAAVYYYGWRALAVVAVTNAFAFATEYAFTRRRGESVTSAAFVTGTLLALSLPPAVPFWMCAVGAVVAIGFGKELFGGMGRNVYNPALVGRAFLYVSFPVAITGTWTEPFWGGVGGLTAWAPGADAVTSATLLPVLAQGAPIGLSALFWGAMPGSLGETCKAAVLLGGAYLLWRRVASWEIVASVLGSFAVLTGVLRTAGLAGPDPLRAVLAGGILYGAVFMATDPVSANRTRAGKVLYGCVIGTAAVLIREFGNFPEGAMFAILLGNTFGPIIEEALAAWKARRAGGQPA